A single region of the Roseivivax sp. THAF197b genome encodes:
- a CDS encoding extensin family protein, with protein sequence MRQAVAIILVSLLAIPALAAPDSSFRPVARDTGAVPVAVSAPAPAAASAAPSAEIRPQLRPDLTEAVIAAQLREKFARLEPIPRAEPLEEFPGYEGRDIRAFAAASRLAVAQTLRPARRTQSLVQKAMAQQVERDRGALCGDPDIQGEYVGFVPGRIRGCGIEDAVEVRAIDGVRLSQPSLLHCSTARATKAWLNRAVRPAVGNTGGGVSGLRVAAHYSCRTRNNLPGAKISEHGKGRAIDISAIQLRDGSQMVVLGGYRSANQGPILRRMYKGACGIFGTTLGPDSDRFHQDHFHFDTAQYRSGSYCGP encoded by the coding sequence ATGAGACAAGCGGTTGCGATTATTCTGGTTTCCCTTCTCGCGATCCCGGCTCTGGCCGCTCCTGACAGCTCATTCCGCCCCGTTGCACGCGACACCGGCGCCGTGCCTGTCGCGGTCTCGGCGCCTGCGCCCGCCGCCGCATCGGCGGCCCCTTCGGCAGAGATCCGCCCGCAACTGCGCCCGGACCTGACCGAGGCCGTGATCGCCGCGCAGCTTCGCGAGAAGTTCGCCCGGTTGGAGCCCATTCCCCGCGCCGAACCGCTGGAGGAATTTCCGGGCTATGAGGGTCGCGATATCCGGGCCTTCGCCGCGGCCAGTCGGCTTGCCGTGGCGCAGACCCTGCGGCCTGCCAGGCGCACGCAGAGCCTTGTACAGAAAGCCATGGCACAGCAGGTCGAACGGGATCGCGGCGCGCTTTGCGGCGATCCGGATATCCAGGGCGAATATGTGGGCTTCGTGCCGGGGCGCATCCGAGGCTGTGGCATCGAGGATGCGGTCGAAGTGCGTGCGATCGACGGTGTGCGGCTGAGCCAGCCGTCGCTCCTGCATTGTTCCACCGCGCGGGCCACGAAAGCCTGGCTCAATCGCGCGGTGCGGCCTGCGGTGGGCAATACAGGCGGGGGCGTGTCCGGACTTCGGGTCGCGGCGCATTATTCCTGCCGGACCCGAAACAACCTGCCGGGCGCGAAAATCTCCGAGCATGGCAAGGGCCGCGCGATCGATATCTCCGCGATCCAGCTGCGTGATGGCTCCCAGATGGTCGTGCTCGGGGGCTATCGCAGCGCGAACCAGGGGCCCATCCTGCGGCGGATGTACAAGGGCGCCTGCGGGATCTTCGGCACCACGCTCGGGCCGGATTCGGATCGCTTCCACCAGGATCATTTTCACTTCGATACGGCGCAGTATCGCAGCGGGTCCTATTGCGGCCCGTGA
- a CDS encoding prephenate/arogenate dehydrogenase family protein encodes MSDTPIYGRVALIGLGLIASSMFWAMKRGGLAGHVTGYARSEETRETARRIGLCDTVCDSAEEAVRDADLVVLAVPVGVMGAVAETIAPHLKPGATVTDVGSVKKDVIAQVGPHIPEGVHFIPGHPMAGTEHSGPESGFSTLFDNRWCLLVPVEGSDPEAVARLRAFWEGLGALVDEMDADHHDLVLAVVSHTPHLIAYTMVGVADDLRRVTESEVIKYSATGFRDFTRIAASDPTMWRDVFLTNKDATLEILGRFTEELFALQRAIRKGDGAHLHDYFTRTRAIRRGIIEAGQDTEAPDFGRVKVER; translated from the coding sequence ATGAGCGATACGCCAATCTACGGCCGGGTCGCGCTCATTGGCCTCGGCCTGATCGCGTCCTCGATGTTCTGGGCGATGAAGCGCGGCGGTCTCGCGGGTCATGTGACAGGCTATGCGCGCTCCGAAGAGACGCGGGAGACGGCACGCCGGATCGGATTGTGCGACACGGTCTGCGACAGCGCCGAAGAGGCCGTGCGCGACGCCGATCTGGTGGTGCTGGCCGTGCCTGTCGGCGTGATGGGGGCGGTGGCGGAAACCATCGCGCCTCACCTGAAGCCCGGCGCGACCGTGACGGATGTCGGGTCGGTCAAGAAGGACGTGATTGCGCAGGTCGGCCCGCATATCCCCGAGGGCGTGCATTTCATTCCCGGCCATCCAATGGCCGGGACCGAGCATTCCGGCCCCGAATCGGGCTTTTCCACGCTGTTCGACAACCGCTGGTGCCTTCTTGTACCGGTCGAGGGCAGCGATCCGGAGGCGGTCGCGCGCCTGCGCGCCTTCTGGGAAGGTCTGGGCGCGTTGGTCGACGAAATGGATGCGGACCACCATGATCTCGTCCTCGCCGTTGTCAGTCATACGCCGCACCTCATCGCCTACACGATGGTGGGCGTGGCTGACGATCTGCGTCGCGTGACCGAGAGCGAGGTCATCAAGTATTCCGCCACGGGCTTTCGCGACTTCACCCGGATTGCCGCGTCCGATCCGACCATGTGGCGCGATGTCTTTCTGACCAACAAGGATGCGACGCTCGAGATCCTCGGCCGCTTCACCGAAGAGCTCTTCGCCTTGCAGCGGGCGATCCGCAAAGGCGATGGCGCGCATCTTCACGACTATTTCACCCGCACCCGCGCCATCCGCCGGGGTATCATCGAGGCGGGTCAGGATACGGAGGCGCCGGATTTCGGGCGTGTGAAGGTGGAAAGATGA
- the hisC gene encoding histidinol-phosphate transaminase produces MTKIAPKPGIMDIALYEGGKSAVEGVANVVKLSSNENPFGPPEVAREAIRRASHELHRYPSADHANLRAAIAEVHGLDPERIICGVGSDEIIHFLCQAYTQRNDEVIHTEHGFAMYRISAKVAGAKPVEVPEKERVTDVDAILAACTKKTKLVFLANPNNPTGTMVGLAEIERLAEGLPPQAILVLDGAYAEYVEGYDGGAKLVEMRENVVMTRTFSKIHGLGGLRVGWGYAPKAIIDVLNRVRGPFNLSNVALAAAEAAIRDREYVEKSRSENTRLRTWLAEALMEHGVPSDTSTANFVLARLSSPEEAAACDLYLQKQGLIVRRVSGYGLPSALRITVGDEPACRRVAHCIGLFKAGER; encoded by the coding sequence ATGACGAAGATTGCGCCGAAACCCGGCATCATGGACATCGCGCTGTACGAGGGCGGGAAATCCGCCGTCGAGGGCGTGGCAAACGTGGTCAAGCTCAGCTCGAACGAAAATCCGTTCGGGCCGCCCGAGGTCGCGCGCGAGGCGATCCGCCGTGCGTCGCATGAATTGCATCGCTACCCGTCCGCAGATCACGCGAACCTGCGCGCCGCCATAGCGGAGGTCCACGGCCTCGATCCGGAGCGGATCATCTGCGGCGTGGGTTCGGACGAGATCATTCACTTCCTCTGCCAGGCCTACACGCAGCGGAATGACGAGGTCATCCATACCGAGCACGGCTTCGCCATGTACCGGATCTCGGCCAAGGTCGCAGGTGCCAAGCCCGTCGAGGTGCCCGAGAAAGAGCGCGTCACGGATGTGGATGCGATCCTCGCGGCCTGCACCAAGAAGACGAAGCTCGTCTTCCTGGCCAACCCGAACAACCCCACGGGCACCATGGTCGGTCTCGCGGAGATCGAGCGTCTGGCCGAGGGGCTTCCGCCGCAGGCGATCCTCGTTCTCGACGGCGCCTACGCGGAATACGTGGAAGGCTATGACGGCGGCGCGAAGCTCGTGGAGATGCGCGAGAACGTGGTGATGACGCGCACCTTCTCGAAGATCCACGGGCTGGGCGGCCTGCGCGTGGGGTGGGGCTATGCGCCGAAAGCCATCATCGATGTGCTCAATCGCGTGCGCGGGCCTTTCAATCTGTCGAACGTGGCGCTCGCCGCGGCAGAGGCCGCCATCCGGGATCGCGAGTATGTCGAGAAGTCGCGGTCGGAGAACACGCGCCTGCGGACCTGGCTCGCGGAGGCATTGATGGAGCATGGCGTGCCGTCGGACACGTCGACCGCGAATTTCGTGCTCGCGCGGCTCTCCTCGCCCGAAGAGGCGGCGGCTTGCGATCTCTACCTGCAGAAACAGGGCCTGATCGTGCGCCGCGTGTCTGGCTACGGCCTGCCTTCGGCGCTGCGTATCACCGTGGGCGACGAGCCCGCCTGCCGCCGCGTCGCGCATTGCATCGGGTTGTTCAAAGCGGGCGAGCGATGA
- the pncB gene encoding nicotinate phosphoribosyltransferase, which produces MVDIATRVWNHKWKIDPIVRSLIDTDFYKLLMCQSVFRNHRNTQVTFSLINRSDHVPLAKLIDEGELREQLDHIRSLSLRRGESTWMRGNTFYGKRQMFRPDFMDWFENLRLPPYHLERVGDQYELTFEGAWPEVMLWEIPALAVLMELRGRAVLNDMGRFELQVLYARAMTKLWEKIERLKKIDDLRIADFGTRRRHSYLWQDWCVQAMYEGLGERFTGTSNCAIAKSRDLEAIGTNAHELPMVYAALAKDDEALAQAPYDVLNDWQEEHEGNLRIILPDTYGTEGFLNRAPDWLAGWTGIRIDSGDPATGAETAIRWWKARGEDPTGKLIIFSDGLDVAKIEELYRQFTGRVRVSFGWGTLLTNDFRGLTPDDRLAPFSLVCKAVKAEGQPTVKLSDNPNKAMGPDAQIDRYKRVFDVGAQERQEVVV; this is translated from the coding sequence ATGGTCGATATCGCCACCCGCGTCTGGAACCACAAGTGGAAGATCGATCCGATCGTCCGCTCCCTCATAGATACCGATTTCTACAAGCTGCTGATGTGTCAGTCGGTGTTTCGCAATCATCGCAACACGCAGGTCACGTTCAGCCTGATCAATCGCTCGGACCATGTGCCGCTCGCCAAGCTGATCGACGAGGGGGAGCTGCGCGAACAGCTCGACCACATTCGGTCGCTGTCCCTGCGGCGGGGCGAGTCGACCTGGATGCGGGGGAATACCTTCTACGGCAAGCGGCAGATGTTCCGGCCCGATTTCATGGACTGGTTCGAGAACCTGCGCCTGCCGCCCTATCACCTGGAGCGGGTGGGCGATCAATACGAGCTGACCTTCGAGGGCGCCTGGCCCGAAGTGATGCTTTGGGAAATTCCCGCGCTCGCCGTGCTGATGGAGCTGCGCGGGCGCGCGGTGCTGAACGATATGGGGCGGTTCGAGCTGCAGGTGCTCTACGCGCGCGCCATGACGAAGCTTTGGGAAAAGATCGAGCGGCTGAAGAAGATCGACGATCTGCGCATCGCCGATTTCGGCACGCGGCGGCGGCATTCCTACCTCTGGCAGGATTGGTGCGTGCAGGCGATGTATGAAGGTCTGGGCGAGCGCTTCACCGGCACGTCGAACTGCGCCATCGCGAAAAGCCGCGATCTCGAGGCGATCGGCACCAACGCGCATGAATTGCCGATGGTCTATGCAGCCCTTGCCAAGGATGACGAGGCGCTGGCGCAGGCCCCTTACGACGTGTTGAACGATTGGCAGGAGGAGCATGAGGGCAACCTGCGCATCATCCTGCCCGACACTTACGGCACGGAAGGCTTCCTGAACCGCGCGCCGGACTGGCTTGCGGGCTGGACCGGCATCCGCATCGATTCGGGCGATCCCGCAACCGGGGCCGAAACAGCGATCCGCTGGTGGAAGGCGCGGGGCGAGGATCCGACGGGCAAGCTCATCATCTTCTCCGACGGGCTCGATGTCGCCAAGATCGAGGAATTGTACCGCCAGTTCACGGGCCGGGTCCGGGTCTCCTTCGGGTGGGGCACCCTTCTGACGAACGATTTCCGGGGGCTGACCCCGGATGACCGGCTGGCTCCCTTCTCGCTGGTTTGCAAGGCGGTAAAGGCAGAGGGCCAGCCGACGGTGAAGCTTTCGGACAATCCCAACAAGGCGATGGGCCCGGATGCGCAGATCGACCGCTACAAACGGGTCTTCGACGTGGGCGCACAGGAGCGGCAGGAGGTCGTGGTCTGA
- the pncA gene encoding bifunctional nicotinamidase/pyrazinamidase, translated as MQALIVIDVQNDFCPGGALAVAGGDEIVAPINALMPEFDAVILTQDWHPAGHSSFASQHPGKAPMEMIEMPYGPQVLWPDHCVQGSEGAAFHARLETDRADLIIRKGFRRAIDSYSAFFENDHETPTGLEGYLRTRGITRLTMVGLATDFCVKFSALDARKLGFDVTLREDLCRGIDLDGSLGAAMDEMAAAGVVLE; from the coding sequence ATGCAGGCCTTGATCGTCATCGATGTTCAGAACGATTTCTGCCCCGGCGGCGCGCTGGCCGTGGCGGGGGGTGACGAGATCGTCGCACCCATCAACGCGCTGATGCCGGAGTTCGACGCGGTGATCCTGACGCAGGATTGGCACCCGGCGGGGCATTCGTCTTTCGCGTCCCAACATCCGGGCAAGGCACCGATGGAGATGATCGAGATGCCTTACGGGCCGCAGGTTCTTTGGCCGGATCATTGCGTGCAAGGCTCCGAGGGGGCCGCATTTCATGCCAGGCTCGAAACCGACCGCGCCGATCTGATCATCCGCAAGGGCTTTCGCCGCGCGATCGACAGCTATTCGGCGTTTTTCGAGAACGATCACGAAACGCCGACGGGGCTTGAGGGATACCTGCGTACGCGCGGGATCACGCGGCTGACGATGGTCGGGCTGGCCACGGATTTCTGCGTGAAATTCTCGGCCCTCGATGCGCGCAAGCTGGGCTTCGACGTCACGCTGAGGGAGGACCTGTGCAGGGGGATCGACCTCGATGGATCGCTTGGCGCGGCCATGGACGAGATGGCGGCGGCGGGGGTCGTGCTGGAATGA
- a CDS encoding rhodanese-related sulfurtransferase, translating to MYTVAALYHFTPFADPDALRPDMIALGEAEGITGTLLVAGEGINGTVAGPKRGIDRMVAHICALPGCADLEVKYSTAQDRPFAKLKVRLKKEIVTMGRPGVDPRARTGHYVDPADWNALIESPDVAVIDTRNDFEVAIGTFEGAVNPETESFRDFPAWWERNKHRFHNKRIAMFCTGGIRCEKSTNWLLEQGEAEVYHLKGGILKYLEEVPEADSTWQGACFVFDERVSVEHGLREGPHLLCRACRRPILPEDRNRPEYEQGVACHLCVHETGEEDKIRFRERQKQIALSKARGERHLAGMDD from the coding sequence ATGTACACCGTCGCAGCCCTCTATCACTTCACGCCCTTCGCGGATCCGGACGCCCTGCGCCCGGACATGATCGCCTTGGGCGAGGCGGAGGGGATCACCGGCACGCTTCTTGTCGCGGGCGAAGGCATCAATGGAACGGTCGCCGGTCCGAAGCGCGGCATCGACCGGATGGTGGCGCATATCTGCGCCCTGCCCGGCTGCGCCGATCTCGAAGTGAAATATTCCACGGCACAGGACCGGCCCTTCGCCAAGCTCAAGGTCCGCCTGAAGAAAGAGATCGTGACCATGGGCCGGCCGGGCGTCGACCCGCGGGCGCGAACTGGGCACTATGTCGACCCGGCCGATTGGAATGCGCTGATCGAAAGCCCGGATGTGGCCGTGATCGACACCCGCAACGATTTCGAAGTGGCCATCGGCACCTTTGAAGGCGCCGTGAATCCCGAAACCGAAAGCTTCCGCGACTTCCCCGCCTGGTGGGAGCGCAACAAACACCGCTTCCACAACAAGCGGATCGCGATGTTCTGCACCGGCGGCATCCGGTGCGAGAAATCGACCAACTGGCTTTTGGAACAAGGCGAGGCCGAGGTGTATCACCTCAAGGGCGGTATCCTGAAATACCTCGAAGAGGTGCCCGAGGCCGACAGCACCTGGCAGGGCGCGTGTTTCGTCTTCGACGAACGCGTCTCGGTAGAGCACGGTCTCCGCGAAGGCCCGCACCTTCTCTGCCGGGCTTGCCGCCGCCCGATCCTGCCCGAAGACCGCAACCGCCCCGAATATGAACAGGGCGTCGCCTGTCATCTTTGCGTCCACGAGACGGGCGAGGAGGACAAGATCCGCTTTCGCGAGCGTCAGAAGCAGATCGCCCTCTCGAAAGCGCGGGGTGAGCGGCACTTGGCGGGCATGGACGACTGA
- a CDS encoding ActR/PrrA/RegA family redox response regulator transcription factor — MQELGEDKSLLLVDDDEPFLRRLAKAMEKRGFEVETSGSVVGGSAIATARPPAYAVIDLRLEDGNGLDIVETLRERRPDSRIVVLTGYGAIATAVAAVKIGATDYLSKPADATDIVNALLATEEELPPPPDNPMSADRVRWEHIQRVYELCDRNVSETARRLNMHRRTLQRILAKRSPR; from the coding sequence ATGCAGGAGCTGGGCGAAGACAAATCGCTGTTGCTTGTCGATGATGACGAGCCGTTTCTGAGACGGCTGGCAAAGGCCATGGAAAAGCGTGGCTTCGAGGTGGAAACCTCGGGCTCTGTCGTGGGTGGCTCTGCCATCGCGACGGCGCGGCCGCCCGCTTATGCCGTGATCGACCTGCGGCTCGAGGATGGCAACGGGCTCGACATCGTGGAGACGCTGCGCGAGCGCCGTCCGGATTCGCGGATCGTCGTGCTCACGGGATATGGCGCGATCGCAACGGCCGTGGCCGCGGTGAAGATCGGCGCCACGGATTACCTTTCGAAGCCCGCGGATGCGACGGATATCGTCAATGCGCTTCTGGCCACGGAAGAGGAATTGCCGCCGCCGCCCGACAACCCGATGTCGGCGGATCGCGTCCGTTGGGAGCATATCCAGCGCGTTTACGAATTGTGCGACCGCAACGTGTCCGAGACCGCGCGCCGTCTGAACATGCATCGCCGGACCCTGCAGCGCATCTTGGCGAAACGCTCGCCGCGCTAG
- a CDS encoding SCO family protein, which produces MRWAMVIVAGIGLAALIAITAFWSTLRGDAETFAACRSGAVAGDIGGPFELVNSAGVTVSDADIVTEPVLLYFGYSFCPDVCPFDVARNAEAVDILAERGIDVTPVFVSVDPARDTPEQVGAYAEAMHPDMIGLTGTPEQVKAAADAFRVFYRVPENPEDEFYIVDHTTFTYLLMPGEGFVEYFRRELSSTEMADRVACFAEAA; this is translated from the coding sequence ATGCGCTGGGCAATGGTCATCGTGGCGGGTATCGGCCTCGCGGCTCTCATCGCGATCACGGCATTCTGGTCGACGCTCCGGGGCGATGCGGAGACCTTCGCGGCCTGCCGATCCGGCGCTGTCGCGGGCGATATCGGCGGCCCGTTCGAGTTGGTGAACAGCGCGGGCGTCACCGTGAGCGATGCCGATATCGTGACCGAACCGGTGCTTTTGTATTTCGGCTATTCCTTCTGCCCGGATGTCTGCCCCTTCGACGTGGCGCGCAATGCCGAGGCCGTGGACATCCTCGCCGAGCGCGGGATCGACGTAACGCCGGTCTTCGTATCGGTCGATCCGGCGCGCGATACGCCCGAACAGGTCGGCGCTTATGCCGAGGCGATGCATCCCGACATGATCGGTCTCACGGGCACGCCCGAACAGGTCAAGGCTGCGGCAGATGCGTTCCGCGTCTTCTACCGGGTGCCGGAAAACCCCGAGGACGAGTTCTACATCGTCGACCACACGACCTTCACCTATCTGCTGATGCCGGGCGAAGGGTTCGTCGAGTATTTCCGCCGCGAATTGTCCTCCACCGAAATGGCCGACCGGGTTGCCTGTTTCGCCGAAGCCGCCTGA
- the regB gene encoding sensor histidine kinase RegB: protein MAQPDIWTFDERRRSNWIRLRTMILLRWFAAAGQLTAIIVADTLYNLDMQTGLCFLAVGVAVIGNLIAMFIFPENKRLSETENLLMVLFDILQLAFLLFLTGGLHNPFSLLLLGPVTVSAAVLPLGRTVFLNALAVLLVTGLVFFHVPLKTEDQQVLRIPDLFIFGQWAAITIAIIFISIYARRITTEMHGMNDALAATQMALARAQKLNDLGGVVAATAHELGTPLATIKLTASELVSDLENAPEQREDAALIAEQADRCRDILHSMGRAGKDDPQMRQAPLTEVIREAAEPHENRGKVIHIEERPGPGEVADPLPPQILRRPEIIHGLRNLVQNAVDFARATVWIEASWDNDLITVRIIDDGRGFPPHLIGRIGDPFMRRRRSERDRHLRPGYEGMGLGLFIAKTLLERSGAELSFANGSDPLMPASRGRSRRGAIVEVVWKSGAITVSDTTARRPLGQNPLIES from the coding sequence ATGGCACAGCCCGACATATGGACGTTTGACGAACGTCGCCGCTCGAACTGGATCCGGCTGCGCACGATGATCCTGTTGCGCTGGTTCGCGGCCGCGGGCCAGCTGACCGCGATCATCGTCGCCGACACGCTCTACAACCTCGATATGCAGACCGGGCTCTGCTTCCTTGCCGTGGGCGTGGCCGTGATCGGCAATCTGATCGCGATGTTCATCTTCCCCGAGAACAAGCGGCTGTCGGAGACCGAGAACCTGCTCATGGTCCTCTTCGATATCCTGCAGCTCGCGTTCCTGCTGTTCCTCACCGGCGGCCTGCACAATCCCTTCTCGCTTCTGCTGCTGGGCCCCGTCACGGTGTCGGCGGCGGTGCTGCCGCTGGGCCGCACGGTGTTTCTCAATGCCCTCGCCGTGCTGCTCGTGACCGGGCTGGTCTTCTTCCACGTGCCACTGAAGACCGAGGATCAGCAGGTTCTGCGCATTCCCGACCTCTTCATCTTCGGACAATGGGCGGCGATCACCATCGCGATCATCTTCATCTCGATCTATGCGCGGCGGATCACCACCGAGATGCACGGGATGAACGACGCGCTGGCGGCAACGCAGATGGCGCTCGCGCGGGCGCAGAAACTCAACGATCTGGGCGGTGTCGTCGCCGCGACGGCGCATGAGCTGGGCACCCCGCTTGCCACGATCAAGCTGACCGCATCCGAGCTCGTCTCGGATCTGGAGAACGCGCCGGAGCAGCGCGAGGACGCGGCCCTCATTGCCGAGCAGGCGGACCGGTGCCGCGATATCCTGCATTCGATGGGCCGTGCGGGCAAGGACGATCCCCAGATGCGGCAGGCCCCCCTGACCGAGGTCATCCGCGAAGCCGCCGAGCCGCATGAAAACCGCGGCAAGGTCATCCATATCGAGGAGCGGCCCGGTCCGGGCGAGGTGGCCGACCCTCTGCCGCCGCAGATCCTGCGCCGTCCGGAAATCATTCACGGCCTGCGCAACCTCGTGCAGAACGCCGTCGATTTTGCCCGTGCCACGGTCTGGATCGAAGCCAGCTGGGACAATGATCTGATCACCGTGCGGATCATCGACGACGGACGCGGCTTCCCGCCCCACCTGATCGGGCGCATCGGGGATCCCTTCATGCGCCGCCGCCGCAGCGAGCGGGACCGCCATCTCCGTCCGGGCTACGAGGGGATGGGGCTGGGCCTCTTCATCGCCAAGACGCTTCTTGAACGCAGCGGGGCCGAGCTCAGCTTCGCAAACGGGTCCGACCCGCTCATGCCCGCCTCGCGCGGACGGTCGCGCCGCGGCGCCATCGTGGAGGTGGTCTGGAAAAGCGGCGCGATCACGGTCTCCGACACGACCGCACGCCGCCCGCTGGGACAGAATCCGCTCATTGAAAGCTGA
- a CDS encoding PAS-domain containing protein, which produces MALETWLAILIGIGLGSVLALLRHTAFPNLLDGLFKRTGTPDLEEPLFLVREARIVDATPAGKRLLGDRLGETWEDLRTALSPIFPGLPAAPPTRPLRLIAATADAPDLQLRPDGERLRIGLTGPPPKLSASLSALGELSQLSRLRRAAGLAPYPMWQTDPAGDILWSNEGFGKLAALAEDEVLFQVTVPDGKPVLRERVQITAHHPDLPEWFEVTSVRAANTWFHYAVDIDAVVEAETARRNFVQTLAKTFAHLPIGLAIFDRNRQLVLFNPALLDLTQLSVEFLSGRPNLMTFFDQLRENRVMPEPKSYDGWRQQLAELVAAATNDRYCETWSLPSGLTYRIAGRPHPDGAVAFLIEDISSEIALTRRFRAELNLCQSVIDTMGEAVATFSATGVLTFCNAGYRGLWGTDPDSTFADVTVVDATRLWQSSSEPCGVWAEVRSFVTSFGARTPWRQEVRLTDGRKLCVRCDPLPGSATLVRFNEMPSDAMEPAPPRTALVG; this is translated from the coding sequence ATGGCGCTGGAGACATGGCTTGCTATCCTCATCGGGATCGGGCTCGGCTCGGTCCTCGCGCTGTTGCGCCATACGGCGTTTCCGAACCTGCTGGACGGCCTGTTCAAGCGGACCGGCACGCCAGACCTTGAGGAGCCGCTTTTCCTTGTCAGGGAGGCCCGCATCGTCGATGCCACGCCTGCGGGAAAACGGCTTCTGGGGGATCGTCTGGGAGAGACGTGGGAAGACCTGCGCACTGCGCTCTCCCCGATCTTCCCGGGCCTGCCTGCCGCGCCGCCCACACGCCCCTTGCGCCTGATCGCCGCAACCGCGGACGCGCCCGACCTGCAATTGCGCCCGGATGGCGAACGATTGCGCATCGGTCTGACCGGTCCACCGCCGAAACTCAGCGCGAGCCTTTCCGCCTTGGGGGAGCTCTCCCAGCTGTCGCGTCTGCGCCGGGCTGCGGGCCTCGCCCCTTACCCGATGTGGCAGACGGATCCCGCGGGCGACATCCTGTGGTCCAATGAAGGTTTCGGAAAGCTCGCCGCGCTTGCGGAGGATGAGGTCCTCTTTCAGGTTACCGTCCCGGACGGAAAACCCGTTCTGCGGGAGCGGGTTCAGATCACCGCGCACCATCCGGATCTGCCGGAATGGTTCGAGGTCACAAGCGTGCGCGCAGCAAATACCTGGTTTCATTACGCGGTCGATATCGACGCCGTTGTCGAGGCGGAGACCGCGCGGCGCAACTTCGTCCAGACGCTCGCCAAGACCTTTGCACACCTGCCCATCGGACTCGCCATCTTTGACCGCAACCGCCAGCTGGTCCTGTTCAATCCGGCGCTTCTGGATCTCACGCAACTCTCCGTAGAATTCCTGTCCGGGCGGCCGAATCTGATGACTTTTTTCGATCAGCTACGCGAAAACCGGGTCATGCCCGAGCCCAAAAGCTATGACGGCTGGCGACAGCAGCTTGCGGAGCTGGTCGCCGCCGCCACCAATGACCGGTACTGCGAAACCTGGAGCCTGCCGAGCGGACTGACCTACCGCATCGCAGGCCGCCCACACCCTGACGGCGCTGTCGCCTTCCTGATCGAGGATATCAGTTCCGAAATCGCCCTGACCCGGCGCTTCCGGGCGGAACTGAACCTCTGTCAGTCGGTCATCGACACGATGGGCGAGGCTGTCGCGACCTTCAGCGCCACAGGCGTCTTGACCTTCTGCAACGCGGGGTATCGCGGGCTTTGGGGCACCGATCCGGACAGTACCTTCGCGGATGTCACGGTGGTTGACGCAACCCGCCTCTGGCAATCGAGTTCGGAGCCTTGCGGCGTCTGGGCGGAGGTGCGCAGCTTCGTGACCAGCTTCGGCGCCCGCACCCCATGGCGCCAGGAGGTCCGGTTGACCGATGGCCGCAAGCTTTGCGTCCGTTGCGACCCGCTGCCCGGCAGCGCCACGCTTGTGCGCTTCAACGAGATGCCAAGCGACGCGATGGAACCGGCCCCGCCACGCACCGCACTGGTCGGATAG
- the tsaE gene encoding tRNA (adenosine(37)-N6)-threonylcarbamoyltransferase complex ATPase subunit type 1 TsaE, giving the protein MQSRHASLALPSPNATEDLARKIGAEIGPGDVILLSGGIGAGKTHFARALIQSRLSEPEDVPSPTFTLVQVYETDAGELWHTDLYRLDHPDSVVELGLLDAFETAICLVEWPERLGDMTPESALSLTFSDGPDPDTRHLSAEWRDARWDALFTSEAA; this is encoded by the coding sequence ATGCAATCCCGACATGCCTCTCTCGCGCTTCCGTCCCCGAACGCCACGGAAGATCTCGCCCGCAAGATCGGCGCCGAAATCGGTCCCGGCGACGTCATCTTGCTGTCCGGCGGGATCGGTGCGGGCAAGACGCATTTCGCCCGCGCGTTGATCCAATCGCGGCTCTCGGAGCCGGAAGATGTCCCCTCGCCCACTTTCACTCTGGTGCAGGTCTACGAGACGGACGCCGGTGAGCTCTGGCACACCGATCTCTACCGTCTGGATCATCCGGACAGCGTGGTGGAGCTGGGCCTGCTCGACGCGTTCGAGACCGCCATCTGCCTTGTCGAATGGCCGGAACGCCTGGGCGACATGACGCCCGAAAGCGCGCTGTCGCTGACCTTTTCGGACGGGCCGGATCCCGACACGCGCCACCTGTCCGCCGAGTGGCGCGATGCGCGCTGGGACGCGCTTTTCACAAGCGAGGCCGCATGA